ggtcgtcccttggcatcacgatacgtaagctctatctcttgatggttttcaagaacaactgctccccctgaattgtcacccgacttaggtaaccaagtttgtctgtgcctaccagtttttgaagattctggttttccaggttgtgacacacttggttccttttgtactgttttaacttcagattttaaagctttttcaacagttttgatgttcttacgtcgttgtttagtttcttgttcttttacagttcgtttatcttgtttaggtgaaactgaccgacgttgagggtgaactgtttcaggtgaggttttctcaacaaatttcttctttggagcatttgggcaatttctgataatgtgcccaatttctccacatttgaaacaagttctcctttcaacagacttaggagaacttgatcgactaccagatgttgagcctgtagaacctgaggtacttgctctttcatcacacccgtttgtgtgttgggtgtaattgttatcactgttacgtttcaaaatttttacttgttgtacaaaatcagtgtttgatttgttttcaaaagtctcaattttatctgtacctcttgatgctacaaacttaacatcttttcctttcttcatgtaacgagctccttttgattcaaccttagcctttggctttggagctcgttgttgttgtttacccttagaagcagtcggttgttgagtggttggagatttttgattaccaaattgtttcctaatctcagccttaggaattggatcacattgtgttaccacaattcccggaagtgtttttcccaaaaatttgtttgtattgtcttcaaaaactttatcaatcaaagatttatttacatttttaattggaaaaacatgatctgagtagatttgattatctccaaccaaagtgtacaacacattactgcttttaacagtagacacatctgccttatcaaccttgacaggatcaatcacttccttcttaacagatggaacctcaggagtatcaggatcacaaaggatgtgattctctcgtggaatatctactcctttcatcttgctaagtgatttatcctgatcacttacagccatatctgattcatcatccgatgtttcatagtcctcgataattggaggactttgcttcatggatggtgaagtttctggttccttagaggctgtgtttgaagaattgtccggtttgaacccaaggccagtagtaaactcctcaacatcaagaggcacactaggttcataccgaggcatttcttcctcatcaggcatcttggtatagttgttcatcaacgggggcggacatttgttataccctatgcctttctgatttccctttagttgttgaacatcgatgatgtgatcaagcacaaattgggagttagaataactatccaaattctgtttgatcgcatcatgttcgcattgggcaatggctaattgctttttagtttcttccacaatgttaatatactcatttatactcacttgtttgtggtaaactactttgttaacctcggacacatttttctttaaagtttcaattacagatttaaattctttttcattccgggttaaagccatattcgcctctttgcatttcgatagttcaataaccaaactctgattatgactatgaagcttttctgattcaagcttcatctctgcacatgatttacaaatactaggagcagggggttcagaagttacctgactagtagaggctgagccgtttgccataaaggcagtttgaaaagaaaaagctccatcttcagagaatagcttttccatttcctttgatgcagtagcagccttcctaatcagaattgatttctgacatttaagctcatcagcttcattcagtagctcctgaatatcatcatctccttcttcattcacatcaggctctgagtgattatccccagaaacagagccttcttcatccgaactgccagaataaccagaactgtcatcgctcccagaagattcttctttatgaacctgctcgatgactttagcatacaatgcagttccacttccttgatcaccttcaccaaactgcactgaccagtcacatccttcatcagcttgaacagccaaagcccgattgtgattggtagttccaggctgtccctgattgttgttcactgccaccatcctccgttcacggttttcttgttgggcattcacattcgtctggtttctgaaagggttgtgattgccgtgtttcgttggtcgagtgcactcacgtttaaagtgccctttctcgccacagttaaagcacgtgacggcattaatatcaaacccatacttcgtgtttttctttccttccaacgaagttcttccagttcgtgccatgaaatcttttgcccttctaaccgcactagcaaaagcccatttaatatccatcaactccatttcttccttgtcgatctgatcataatcttcattggtcatgttgatgtttccaagctgacctgctaccaaaccacagtaagcactgaccatggtgttgataatctccatatgttccttagcaacttcaatactaaggtgtgaaagatttgagttgtcgactcggattgtgtgatgactttgaggttgaggttgaggattgcttgtatagtgagcttgctgttgttgttgttgaggttgtggttgtggctgtgttggaacaggaatgtaggaccttggatcgaattgaggttgtggtggagcagctgttgactgaggaaacggaaaggaacttgaacttgtattggacacaaatgcagtctgcagcttaggttgctgttgctgagctgcagcggatcttgccaaaacatcgaatcctggaagatacatttccgtattctgaggagctggagcacgccttgctttcctaatctcttcatcatttttatgttccagcttttgaatgaactcatagatgttgacttgatctagagttccagtatgcttcaacagttcaatgaaggaactccactttggaggtaaggcgtcagcaaatctactcaccatttcttgttgagtagcgacaactccataagcacacatctcactaatcaaatgatagaaacgtgtgatcatatcgttcagagtctcgttttccaaaaactgaaaggattcaaactctttcttcaacaaatcatgccgagattttcgagcagctgcattgccttctcctctagcaactaaggcatcccacaatgctttcgtggtcttgcaataagagaactgatggtagatgtctttgttgagtgcttgagtaagtgtggcaaaggcctttttctccaactcataagccttcttgtcattttcaagcatatttgcataaccctctgaagttgacgcagcagtctcaagattagtattgaacgcattgatgaaacacgtccaaagatcagtgctttgcccttgaacatatgtgtgaaaccGGTTTTTCCAagatggaaaatcgttcatatggttcaacttaggtggacgattgttgctgccagtttcactttcactaatcagaaggttctgaagactttgactttgattggataccaaagcccattgacttggactgattgatggctgtGGAACCATGCtttttgcccaatctgcagcagtcaCTAACTCTTGATTGtttcgtgagtccaaactccaatcccatggacttgtacagctcattttgatcaaatataagtatcaaacctacacaccacaaactgttaagtccAAAAACAGATATGAATTGAAAGATGcaacctgttcgaaagatcaatacttgttcgaatgatcaacagggttcgaaagatccttgttgagtttcgaacaaaaacttcgaaggatgacttcgaaagattgatttatacgaaggatccttatctttcgaaagataatttcgaaagattctccctatgtttcgaacacaggtctcgaaagatgacacttgttcgaagaatcaacagtgttcgaaggatcactgttgatggctcgaacaataacctcgaaagataaccttgaaagattcacccaacacgaaggatccttatctttcgtagtgaacagtaactcgaaggatgtatctatcgaaaagattccttgactcgaaggataacacactgacttcgaaagatgttcgaaggatggttatctttcgaatctccttgatcgaaggatgatccttcgagctcgaaagttatctttcgacggCTGACACACTGACAAAAGTACTGATGGGTTGGTGagaaaagtgacaggttggtgtaccaactttcggcagaaaggatgttctgcCACCAACTTTTCCACCAactatttgactttcaaaaagtttaccaaaataggcaaCCTTATCCTCAAGTTCAGTCACCGGAGACAAACCGGAAGTATGGCCGGAAAGTtcaaagtttcacaaaaacgatttttatgttacccaaaccgaccccgaacactcccgataggtttagtaTCCGTTTTTCAGTTTCAATATGCAAGGAAACTACCAAAAAcgagtgctaaaccaagtgtccaaacacaccaaagaactcgaacaaaccggttttaaacaaggtaaagagcgaggctctgataccacttgtaggtcccttttctcggaggatcgagaacaaacctaaaccttgttatactaacccactagcaagtgcggaatccaagctagtaggcaaaccgggatgaagcaagtagagaaacaagcacacaagatttcaccgattaacaccactgtattaatacgtatgaaggtttacggttacaagcacaatgtttacaaaaccaaagatgtaaactctcaagtgtgtgtgtgtgtttccagcagaatgctctcaagctctctaactcttgtctgtgtgcatctacctttcacactacactgcatgggtatatatatacccagctcatgatgcctggtcgaaggatccgatagatggtccgaaggatcatctttcggatagaAAGCTTTCGAAGGATTtgcaaggacctcgaaagatcacctttcgaggtctattgttcgaagcctatctttcgatcacctcgaaggatcaacagaatccttcgagtctatccttcgacatcgacacacatatcaaacatatgttaactgttggccaagtcaaactaggaggatagttgacttggtcaacttacagactaactttggacatcgtttacatacagaccgaatacagacaaagtacagacacaagtgcaccaacaaacctCAACACACAAAAGACTGGAACTTTGGGTAATACATGAAACTTTTATAGTTGAAAACAGAGCTTAAGTGTTAACCACAGAATGGCAGAGAAGAATATGAATATATCCTTTAGCCTTTACATACAACttgttataaaaaaacataaCACTTGGAGAAATCAAGACTTAATAACTAAAAACATAATGTGTCCAGTTTCTCATCGTTGCTGTCTTAGAAACTCACTGTTGTTGGTGTTGACTCGTCATCTGTAAACATTGGTATATCTTCACAATGATTAGTGTGTCCAAAACTAGTTTGAACTGTAGCAGGCACTTGTGACATTCTCATGCCTTCTAACTCCATTGCTACTTCTTTCATTGTTGGCCTATGTTTCCCGTTGGAATTCAAACATCGCATTGCCAAGTTGGCAATTTCCAAGACCACACCCTTTGAATCCTCGTGTACAACCACTGGGTCAAATATAGACATCACACGACCTTCTTCCATAGCAAACATAAAGTGTGTAGCTAAATTTCTGTGTTCGCCAAATCTAGTTAAGGAAATTGGCTTCTCTCTTGTAAAAAGTTCGAGCAAAACAACTCCAAAACTATACACGTCGCTTTTCTCGGTGAACTGACTCGACTGGAAGTACTCTGGATCAAAGTAACCAAAAGTCCCTTTGACTAAGGTAGTTAAGTGAGTTTGATCAACTGATACCAACCTTGATGTTCCAAAATCTGAAACCTTGGCTCTATACTTCTCATCCAAAAGTATATTAGTGGTCTTGATGTCCCTGTGATATATTGGAATGGGGGTCTCTGAATGTAAATAAGAAACGGCTCCAGCAACCTCAACAGCAATTTGCAATCTCATGTTCAAAGAGAATGGTAACTCACCGGTATCATCTTGAATATAATCATATAAGGTGCCTTTTGGAACGAACTCAGAGACAAGTAGAGGAACCTCAGTCTCTAGGCAACATCCCAATAGCTGGACCACATTCCTATGATTGACTTGTGCCAGAATCACAACCTCATTGATGAATACCTCTAACTGGCTTTCGTCAACAATCTTTGCTTTCTTAACTGCTACAATCCTTCCATCCGCCAGCATGCCTTTATACACCGTACCTTGACCTCCTCGCCCAAGGATTCTATTCTCGTTAAAATGGTCGGTGGCCGTTTCCAACTCCTCGGAGGTGAAAAGTATGGTTTTATCAACTAAACCCTCTTTAGTTGCTTCTTGTTTAAGAAGTAAGCCACCATTGCGTTTAAaaaacttttctttctttctcttgGCTATGGTTTTCTTGATTAGTTTGTGCATTTCATAGATGAACTTTGCTAGAAAAAGCAACCCCATGCATATACTAACCCCTGAAAAGAGGCAAATACAATGAAGAAAAATAAACTCAAGAATTTAAAAAGTTCAATATTCATCAGTATTCAGATTGAATGAGTATAATACAATTACATTTCTCACAATAGATATATGTATGTAGCAGTGACACTGACACCGCTGATGAATTTGAGCAATTCGATTGAACTGGAAAATATTCTTTGGTAATGACGTAGGAATTGAATGATGTAAATTTCTCAATTTATAGTTAAGTGAAGTGTTAACACCTAAAAGTCACTCAATGCATTAGAACTGAAATAATTAAACCGTGCAACTAGAGTATTGCTTACCTAGAATAATTCCAAGTGGTGATTTGTTGTTTCTGTAAATTGAAGTATAATATACCGTAGAGTTGCAACTTAACAACCAGGTACTATCAATTTCATCCGGATATGCTTGTTTGTATTGACAAGTCGCCCCAGACTCACGACATGTTCTACAATATTCAGATTCTAAAACAACACAATTTGATGGGTAAGTTTCCTGCAAAAACTCAAGGCAAAAAGAGTACACGATTGCATACCTTCGcattgatagtacagatacgggTTTCCTACACGGGCAATACCACAAGAGCACTTTCTTTGAGCAATGGAACTACGGTTAGGTAAAAAAAGGTAAGATGGTTCTTCACTCATTCGTTGCCAACAATTTGGTATTTCCTGGAAGTCGTCGTCTGTTAGCACCCACTTAAGTGTAATAGCAAAAAACGTGGTGTTCCCATTAAAAGATAACCAAGCTCCAATGCCAAAGTAGGCGTACCCACAAGCTCCATCTTCACCCTGCCTTTTCAAGCCAGTAAGATCCACACTATACGACTTTAAATCGTAGGGAGATGTAGTTGCACAACAACCGAGGCCAAAACAACCATCTCTTCCATTGAGAGCACTGTCATTAGTGCAAATAGTTGAACATCCAGTGATTACTTTTCCATCACTCAAGA
Above is a window of Helianthus annuus cultivar XRQ/B chromosome 14, HanXRQr2.0-SUNRISE, whole genome shotgun sequence DNA encoding:
- the LOC110907408 gene encoding wall-associated receptor kinase-like 1; this translates as MEVVNVRLEDQTIIVNVSVISRCRNSVGNSNHIPSIDLGMSPFVFSGSHNKFIAKGCGYAAILSDGKVITGCSTICTNDSALNGRDGCFGLGCCATTSPYDLKSYSVDLTGLKRQGEDGACGYAYFGIGAWLSFNGNTTFFAITLKWVLTDDDFQEIPNCWQRMSEEPSYLFLPNRSSIAQRKCSCGIARVGNPYLYYQCEESEYCRTCRESGATCQYKQAYPDEIDSTWLLSCNSTVYYTSIYRNNKSPLGIILGVSICMGLLFLAKFIYEMHKLIKKTIAKRKKEKFFKRNGGLLLKQEATKEGLVDKTILFTSEELETATDHFNENRILGRGGQGTVYKGMLADGRIVAVKKAKIVDESQLEVFINEVVILAQVNHRNVVQLLGCCLETEVPLLVSEFVPKGTLYDYIQDDTGELPFSLNMRLQIAVEVAGAVSYLHSETPIPIYHRDIKTTNILLDEKYRAKVSDFGTSRLVSVDQTHLTTLVKGTFGYFDPEYFQSSQFTEKSDVYSFGVVLLELFTREKPISLTRFGEHRNLATHFMFAMEEGRVMSIFDPVVVHEDSKGVVLEIANLAMRCLNSNGKHRPTMKEVAMELEGMRMSQVPATVQTSFGHTNHCEDIPMFTDDESTPTTVSF